The Fusarium musae strain F31 chromosome 10, whole genome shotgun sequence genome window below encodes:
- a CDS encoding hypothetical protein (EggNog:ENOG41), with amino-acid sequence MSFYRAPPSGVWAPAITFFDHETDTLDTDSQAAYYSYLSKTGLAGLVVLGTNAETFLLTREERKALLQTARHACGPSFPIMAGVGGHSTKQVLEFIGDAADAGANYVLLLPPAYFGKQTTPEVINNFFDDVAKNSQLPIVIYNFPVVCNGIDLDSATIASLAKKHSNIVGVKLTCGAVAKITRLSAELPEERFAIYGGQSDFLIGGLAAGSHGTIAGFANVVPKTIVHIYNLYQEGKFQEAMALHKKAALAEQPCKAGIASVKYAATLSTAKTAGIKGAAEKLKPRRPYVEPTDAAKKSIESQISEMLEFEATLKLPAEKGKSNGVTNGVSNGIMNGTSNGVAVH; translated from the coding sequence ATGTCATTCTATAGAGCTCCACCAAGCGGCGTCTGGGCACCAGCAATCACATTTTTCGACCATGAGACAGATACACTAGACACCGATTCACAAGCAGCATACTACTCTTATCTCTCCAAGACCGGTCTTGCAGGCCTGGTTGTACTTGGAACAAATGCCGAGACCTTCCTGTTAACACGTGAAGAGCGCAAGGCATTGTTACAGACAGCACGTCACGCATGCGGGCCATCGTTCCCTATCATGGCTGGCGTTGGTGGACACTCAACCAAGCAAGTCTTGGAGTTCATCGGTGACGCAGCTGATGCCGGAGCCAACTATGTTCTGCTGCTTCCTCCAGCCTACTTTGGGAAGCAGACGACACCAGAggtcatcaacaacttcttTGATGACGTTGCCAAGAACAGTCAACTTCCCATTGTCATTTACAACTTCCCTGTCGTTTGCAACGGCATTGACCTGGATTCTGCCACCATTGCCTCTTTGGCAAAGAAACATAGCAATATTGTTGGTGTCAAGCTGACCTGCGGAGCTGTCGCAAAGATAACGCGGCTTTCAGCAGAGCTTCCTGAGGAACGATTTGCAATCTACGGTGGCCAATCCGACTTCTTGATAGGAGGCCTGGCTGCTGGGTCTCACGGCACCATTGCTGGTTTCGCCAACGTTGTCCCTAAGACAATCGTGCATATCTATAACCTCTACCAAGAGGGCAAGTTCCAAGAGGCCATGGCTCTGCACAAGAAGGCGGCGCTGGCTGAGCAGCCCTGCAAGGCTGGAATCGCGTCAGTCAAGTATGCGGCGACTCTGAGCACAGCCAAGACCGCTGGGATCAAGGGCGCTGcagagaagctgaagcccaGACGGCCATACGTGGAGCCTACAGATGCTGCGAAGAAGAGTATTGAGTCGCAAATATCTGAGATGTTAGAGTTTGAGGCTACGCTCAAGCTACCGGCTGAGAAGGGCAAGTCAAACGGCGTAACGAATGGCGTATCGAATGGGATCATGAATGGAACGTCGAACGGTGTGGCGGTGCATTAA
- a CDS encoding hypothetical protein (EggNog:ENOG41), giving the protein MPRSEDTSPTDLAQQYMANATSQSVEFQDYGMSSHLMEQSGTGSGSRAVTSVQQSPEPSQEDLQGHYIGPASGVSFLLRVQKRMHQAISFSGPGSIFTFGDAPLQNPDYDPNFCMMLPKEDAQRLVDRYFDFAMPTYRFLHRPTIQEWFSEFYETLGTMRDPNNSAAKVALLFMILAHARVYMPENDRPGPSDLRLARIIGQILRGLYSVKPISISKRLEETQLVSKALADWRAEFSQFLDADYFSTSFLVPIVQRQRNVLNLTYWHAIILTHRQAVLNNFARISRQNRRGSENDAATQESVQRCLEAAIQTVGLIDEMTDNGQMFRAFWKWASPPETYSKYFTAAARCQSHMSTMVEKGSLSERYCFLLEELRVEALRQVNRMHPNVFLDGHAQDNALQSNVIPMDTPSDKTSYTDLMGENGGLDFNGMSGVDFSGWGQFANMVSSGLGNLDAFLDDEVFRL; this is encoded by the exons ATGCCTCGGAGCGAGGATACCAGCCCTACCGATTTGGCGCAACAGTACATGGCAAATGCTACAAGCCAGAGTGTAGAGTTTCAGGACTATGGCATGtcctctcatctcatggaACAGAGCGGCACGGGCTCGGGCTCACGGGCTGTAACGTCGGTGCAGCAGTCCCCTGAGCCGTCTCAGGAGGATCTTCAAGGTCACTACATCGGCCCGGCCTCTGGCGTGTCATTCCTTCTCAGGGTTCAGAAGCGGATGCACCAAGCAATATCGTTCTCTGGGCCAGGAAGCATCTTCACTTTTGGCGATGCCCCTCTTCAAAACCCTGACTATGATCCAAACTTTTGTATGATGCTTCCCAAAGAGGATGCTCAGCGCTTGGTGGATCGTTACTTCGACTTTGCCATGCCAACATACCGTTTTCTTCACCGACCCACCATTCAAGAATGGTTCTCAGAGTTTTATGAGACGTTAGGGACTATGCGTGACCCAAATAATTCCGCCGCAAAAGTGGCTTTGCTCTTCATGATCTTGGCCCATGCTAGAGTATACATGCCTGAGAACGACAGACCAGGACCATCAGACCTCAG GCTTGCTCGTATCATAGGCCAAATCCTGCGTGGTCTTTATTCAGTTAAGCCAATCTCGATTTCCAAACGCTTAGAGGAAACACAACTCGTCTCAAAAGCCCTCGCAGACTGGCGAGCTGAGTTCTCCCAGTTTCTCGATGCCGATTACTTCAGTACATCGTTTCTCGTTCCAATCGTTCAACGGCAACGGAATGTCCTGAATCTAACTTACTGGCATGCTATAATACTCACGCATCGACAAGCTGTCCTCAACAACTTTGCAAGGATATCGCGTCAGAATAGAAGGGGCAGTGAGAACGATGCTGCAACTCAAGAGAGTGTGCAAAGATGCCTCGAAGCTGCCATCCAAACAGTCGGTCTGATCGATGAGATGACCGACAACGGACAAATGTTCCGAGCATTCTGG AAATGGGCGTCACCTCCTGAGACTTATAGCAAATACTTTACAGCTGCAGCTCGATGCCAATCACACATGTCAACCATGGTTGAGAAGGGCTCCTTGTCAGAAAGATACTGTTTCTTGCTGGAGGAATTACGGGTTGAGGCCTTACGCCAAGTGAATCGGATGCATCCAAACGTATTCCTGGATGGACATGCACAAGACAACGCTCTCCAGTCCAATGTCATACCGATGGATACGCCGAGCGACAAGACTTCTTATACGGACTTAATGGGCGAGAACGGCGGATTGGACTTTAATGGCATGTCTGGAGTCGATTTCTCGGGCTGGGGTCAATTTGCAAATATGGTCTCGTCAGGCCTGGGGAACTTGGATGCCTtcctcgatgatgaagtcttTCGGCTTTAG
- a CDS encoding hypothetical protein (EggNog:ENOG41), whose product MPSPQNDFEFSPRESRIIGALLGVHAGDSLGATLEFKTHTDIAREYPLGLRDIVGGGPFRWSQGHATDDTDMTRGVLLAYHDYKDGDDIAQLAGDYFISWLHGDWPGRRPGSRPEDIGGATATGLRLYKQTQDPDRAGAGQGSAGNGSLMRCIPTGLFQRDPQKLVEESIRISKITHDDKRCTVACAAYNTIVSKLIDQVAPQDAIEAGLNVAETLEGGSGPVYRAIELGKSLNIATMAATGPSPELGGRCSGYVLESLSLAIAAVLDTRSLEDVVVDVVRIGWDTDTNGAIAGGILGARDGASAIPHHWKSVLQFGREFENTALSIFEKNAAA is encoded by the coding sequence ATGCCTTCACCTCAAAACGACTTTGAATTTTCGCCTCGCGAGTCCCGCATCATCGGTGCGTTACTGGGTGTCCATGCCGGTGACTCGCTTGGCGCAACGCTCGAGTTCAAAACTCATACGGACATCGCCCGTGAATACCCTCTCGGTCTTCGTGATATCGTGGGCGGAGGCCCCTTTCGATGGTCACAGGGCCATGCAACAGACGATACAGATATGACTCGCGGAGTCCTCCTTGCATATCACGACTACAAGGACGGCGACGACATCGCGCAGCTCGCTGGCGACTATTTCATCAGTTGGCTTCACGGCGACTGGCCAGGCAGGCGCCCGGGAAGTCGGCCTGAGGATATTGGAGGGGCCACTGCTACTGGGCTCAGACTCTATAAGCAGACGCAAGACCCTGACCGCGCCGGAGCTGGGCAAGGTAGTGCCGGCAACGGAAGCTTGATGCGCTGCATCCCAACCGGATTGTTCCAACGCGATCCCCAGAAGTTGGTTGAGGAAAGCATTCGTATCAGCAAGATCACCCACGACGACAAGAGATGCACGGTCGCGTGCGCGGCCTACAACACGATTGTTTCAAAGCTCATCGACCAAGTCGCACCCCAAGACGCCATTGAGGCAGGTCTCAATGTCGCCGAAACTCTTGAAGGAGGATCTGGTCCAGTGTATAGAGCTATTGAACTCGGCAAATCCCTCAACATAGCAACAATGGCTGCCACAGGACCTTCACCCGAACTTGGAGGGAGATGCAGTGGATACGTCCTCGAGTCACTGAGTCTCGCGATCGCTGCGGTTCTTGACACTCGCAGCCTGGAGGACGTTGTCGTGGATGTTGTTCGAATTGGCTGGGATACAGACACAAACGGAGCGATCGCAGGAGGAATATTGGGAGCTAGGGATGGAGCATCAGCTATCCCTCACCACTGGAAATCAGTCTTGCAATTTGGGCGTGAGTTCGAGAACACGGCTTTGAGTATTTTCGAGAAAAACGCAGCCGCCTAA
- a CDS encoding hypothetical protein (EggNog:ENOG41) has product MHFSILVPALLSSSAFGLAVPQAEDSKLMKRFDVPGASVEEGFTIPDDTPDGFYRVHIDDDGVAHHTKVDMNLEPIGEDADASSALDKRQSWRVTCEGSSLNRNDADLTVKLLRDGCGSGHTVQPRDHYYVISGRVASYFCNNTSGRTTCSATIVRQQIQESVSSRCGTFKAGWARWDNSNGHVSVGYQNVNNQNSFCGRNH; this is encoded by the coding sequence ATGCACTTCTCAATCCTCGTCCCGGcacttctctcctcttcagcctttGGGCTCGCCGTACCCCAGGCCGAGGATTCGAAGCTCATGAAACGCTTCGATGTCCCTGGAGCCTCTGTGGAGGAGGGCTTCACTATCCCTGACGATACCCCAGACGGATTTTACCGGGTTCATATCGACGACGATGGGGTTGCCCATCATACCAAGGTTGACATGAACCTTGAGCCGATAGGCGAAGACGCCGATGCCTCATCTGCTTTGGACAAGCGCCAGAGCTGGCGAGTCACCTGTGAGGGCTCCTCACTTAATCGCAATGATGCCGACCTCACAGTCAAGTTGTTGAGGGATGGGTGCGGTAGTGGTCACACTGTCCAGCCTCGCGATCACTACTACGTTATCTCGGGTAGGGTTGCCAGTTACTTTTGTAACAACACTTCCGGACGCACCACCTGCAGCGCAACGATTGTTCGCCAGCAGATCCAGGAGAGCGTCAGCAGCCGATGTGGTACTTTCAAGGCAGGCTGGGCACGCTGGGATAATTCCAATGGCCATGTCAGCGTGGGATACCAGAATGTAAACAATCAAAACTCCTTCTGCGGTCGCAATCACTGA
- a CDS encoding hypothetical protein (EggNog:ENOG41), producing the protein MATKSIEEIRSHSPSPSALSLGQCIGNPSPLAMGTFATTLLTLSLSMMGFRGVETQTIFIGNLCFAAGLCMFVSAQWEMARGNTFGYSALSAYAVFYGGYGVILCPSLGVLDSYGGPTPEYHNALGFYVLIWAVLTLFFMLGSAPINLVSFGIFTTIFFCFTLDAASNFAHADGKVKVAKSLMKAAGVFGFVSGLLGYYSCAAAMCADALPFELPCGDTSRFFKKTRKQL; encoded by the exons aTGGCCACCAAGAGTATTGAAGAGATCCGCTCTCACTCACCGAGCCCATCAGCTCTGAGTCTGGGCCAATGCATTGGCAATCCT TCCCCACTGGCCATGGGCACCTTCGCCACTACGCTTCTCACTCTGTCCTTGTCCATGATGGGCTTCCGTGGAGTCGAGACCCAGACAATCTTCATTGGCAACCTTTGCTTCGCCGCTGGCCTTTGCATGTTTGTCTCTGCTCAGTGGGAGATGGCTCGCGGTAACACCTTCGGCTACTCAGCGTTGAGCGCCTATG CTGTTTTCTATGGTGGTTACGGCGTCATACTGTGCCCATCACTTGGTGTTCTCGACTCTTATGGCGGGCCAACACCTGAGTATCACAACGCGTTGGGATTCTACGTTCTGA TTTGGGCGGTCTTGACACTGTTTTTCATGCTTGGATCCGCTCCTAT TAATCTGGTTTCCTTCGGCATTTTTACCACTattttcttctgcttcaccCTTGACGCGGCCTCCAACTTCGCCCATGCGGATGGAAAAGTCAAGGTTGCAAAGAGCCTCATGAAGGCTGCCGGTGTCTTTGGCTTTGTCTCCGGTCTCTTGGGATATTACAGCTGTGCGGCCGCTATGTGCGCTGATGCACTTCCATTTGAGCTGCCTTGCGGGGACACATCAAGattcttcaagaagactcGCAAGCAGTTGTGA
- a CDS encoding hypothetical protein (EggNog:ENOG41) has protein sequence MNTFSFSILLGALLSQADAAEQKHIDEACNDVSGIIGCSSTFTYPDYPKAIYNGNGVQTDTEIVPKEVNICTAVEEALGSPGFVNNAETYCSCLSNAIYWGTSSNAKPSYDGQINAHLTQGYLDVISREETCLSDSGYSVVTDRASVVRSQLAATNGWTILRAPEIDVATYKKLAEAVMSCYTGTYDGPKVRAFFASYVQNSYSITESDFVGMLNKWVSLFDALREKTTDVQAYSKQVQARLKNVSAKVNSVKANVCKNNACKGTTPSNAFKKYVSTMTTVKSLQGVPSAAGKSLANIPKMKQITQNAIKYTTTPADEAYYLKLMNEYRINSLRDVIKAFRVTQYFPQAADDLKKLTGTFNLISNHAGAAKTAATSINQILSVNWAKNSELSKTESGRKVRDGLISIQKSFRNDLKGPLENLIKANKAVEDILVQLPLRKKRLGILSGGVSYSHWIEAKMPVPCKKEETYCKAIGGIEGKMTYQEVQACEFGPQKVPFIKNVIPYMKYRFV, from the exons ATGAACACCTTTTCATTTTCCATACTCCTCGGTGCCCTTCTCTCGCAAGCCGATGCTGCTGAGCAGAAGCACATCGATGAAGCCTGCAATGATGTTTCGGGAATCATCGGATGTAGTAGCACTTTTACGTATCCCGACTACCCGAAAGCCATTTATA ACGGCAACGGTGTCCAGACTGATACAGAAATTGTGCCTAAAGAAGTCAATATCTGTACCGCTGTCGAGGAGGCACTTGGCAGTCCCGGCTTTGTGAATAACGCCGAAACGTATTGCTCTTGTCTCTCAAATGCCATTTACTGGGGCACCAGTTCAAATGCCAAACCCAGCTACGACGGTCAGATCAATGCGCACTTAACGCAGGGATACCTTGACGTGATATCCAGGGAGGAAACA TGTCTTTCCGACAGTGGATACAGCGTAGTGACGGACAGAGCATCGGTGGTTAGGAGCCAGCTTGCAGCAACAAATGGGTGGACTATCCTTCGAGCCCCTGAG ATTGACGTAGCGACGTACAAGAAGCTCGCCGAAGCGGTAATGTCCTGCTATACAGGAACGTATGACGGCCCCAAAGTTCGTGCCTTTTTCGCCAGCTACGTTCAAAACTCATACAGCATCACCGAAAGCGATTTCGTCGGGATGCTCAACAAATGGGTTTCCTTGTTTGACGCTCTCAGGGAGAAGACAACAGATGTTCAGGCCTATTCGAAGCAAGTTCAAGCGCGTCTCAAGAATGTCTCCGCCAAAGTCAACTCAGTCAAGGCCAACGTCTGTAAAAACAATGCCTGTAAGGGGACGACGCCTTCCAACGCGTTCAAGAAGT ATGTAAGCACGATGACAACAGTCAAGAGTCTGCAAGGTGTCCCCAGTGCTGCAGGGAAGTCACTCGCAAACATTCccaagatgaagcagatTACACAGAATGCCATCAAGTACACCACAACCCCGGCAGATGAGGCCTACTATCTGAAGTTGATGAATGAATATCGCATCAACTCTTTGAGAGACGTGATAAAGGCCTTCAGGGTGACTCAGTATTTCCCCCAGGCAGCAGATGACTTAAAAAAGCTCACTGGGActttcaacctcatcagcaACCATGCGGGCGCCGCAAAGACTGCTGCCACGTCCATCAATCAGATCCTGTCTGTCAATTGGGCCAAGAACTCTGAGCTTTCCAAGACGGAATCTGGCCGCAAAGTCCGTGATGGTCTTATCAGCATCCAGAAGAGCTTCAGGAATGATCTGAAAGGCCCCCTTGAAaatctcatcaaggccaacaaaGCAGTAGAAGATATCCTCGTTCAGCTACCTCTTCGGAAGAAGAGACTTGGGATTTTGTCTGGGGGTGTCTCTTACAGCCACTGGATCGAGGCTAAAATGCCTGTGCCGTGCAAGAAAGAGGAGACATATTGTAAGGCCATTGGGGGCATCGAGGGGAAAATGACCTACCAGGAAGTCCAGGCTTGTGAGTTTGGACCTCAAAAGGTTCCATTCATTAAAAATGTCATTCCATATATGAAGTATCGCTTTGTTTGA
- a CDS encoding hypothetical protein (EggNog:ENOG41~CAZy:GT34) produces the protein MLQLKRLPWSTAAVALKAVIVLFGILLCYQAYTFYGEWDWPKSFSHGTTQDPVSLVHPHGGSQCLPSLNSSLLLEAKTIRNACRHMPLYSSSDVRIGRVTAHFGSVQEHYQKALATHVLHSMIHGNELEVMCTPVVDSLWNKPAFILSLLLKEMVKPTRERLEWLFWVDRDTLILDQCRPLSSFLPPHDDKSDENEDRDDSEPERRDETKYDDIHLLVTNDWNGLNNGVFFVRVNQWAIELFSDIAAFRYYRPNVSLPFTEQSAMEIIMNEPKFKPNVRVVPQEWFNTYPKGSPTDFVEKADEDGLKDYHARRGDFLLHFAGRGGRDALINEWTEMLEGTRSIWPKEEVQRNATTSIRGFWSGL, from the coding sequence ATGCTTCAGCTCAAGAGATTACCATGGTCAACAGCCGCCGTTGCTCTAAAGGCAGTCATTGTTCTCTTTGGCATCCTCCTTTGCTACCAAGCCTACACATTCTACGGCGAATGGGACTGGCCGAAATCTTTTAGTCATGGCACCACACAAGATCCTGTTTCTCTTGTTCACCCCCATGGCGGAAGCCAATGTTTACCCTCACTGAACTCCTCCCTTTTACTAGAGGCAAAGACGATACGGAATGCATGCCGACATATGCCTCTATACTCATCCTCAGACGTACGAATCGGAAGAGTCACCGCACACTTTGGCTCGGTCCAGGAACACTACCAGAAAGCGCTGGCTACGCATGTACTACATAGCATGATCCATGGTAACGAACTGGAAGTTATGTGTACTCCAGTTGTTGATTCGCTCTGGAACAAACCTGCCTTCATCTTGTCTCTCCTCTTGAAAGAGATGGTGAAGCCTACTCGAGAACGCTTGGAGTGGCTGTTCTGGGTGGACCGCGATACCCTCATCCTCGATCAGTGTCGCCCTTTGTCGAGCTTTCTCCCACCTCACGACGATAAGTCGGACGAAAACGAAGACAGAGATGACTCAGAACCCGAGCGAAGAGACGAGACGAAGTACGACGATATACATCTCTTGGTGACGAACGACTGGAACGGCCTTAACAATGGCGTATTCTTCGTCCGGGTTAACCAATGGGCAATTGAACTGTTCAGCGACATCGCTGCCTTTCGATACTACAGACCCAACGTCTCACTTCCATTTACTGAGCAAAGTGCGATGGAGATCATTATGAACGAACCAAAGTTCAAACCCAATGTTCGAGTTGTCCCTCAAGAGTGGTTCAACACTTATCCTAAAGGGTCGCCCACAGACTTCGTTGAGAAGGcggatgaggatggtttGAAGGACTATCATGCAAGACGAGGGGACTTTCTACTACATTTTGCAGGTCGTGGTGGAAGAGATGCGCTGATCAATGAGTGGACAGAGATGTTGGAGGGCACCAGAAGTATATGGCCTAAAGAAGAGGTTCAAAGGAATGCGACGACGAGTATTCGGGGATTCTGGTCCGGGCTCTGA
- a CDS encoding hypothetical protein (EggNog:ENOG41), which produces MTRNLYIPLEIVLQILETSIPLGEPNRIIDLATPEVQQLVTWTRVCRATYEPATRFLRQHCVHLDSIPRLQKFLRCLHYSKGAVGNQSLPKTLPLSAVSSIYLGLSLEEIQSIRASALIRDVLLELGSSVRRLIVDLPFRRIAMQHSIDAHIDQVFSRGLQALINLEEFVTLGGLPSLEFWRSELNVSQTWPKLRKVAGFSINLSDEGLWYNVALHRNIEHLVITRPYLLRVQTWNIKQSIGSELWNPEFGGDSTYARPLKIVVVNHEFSSPIIDTENGNIHDPAGLLDVSPVEIPMHAKRVDYVCREWLIKTAKEDTIWGY; this is translated from the coding sequence ATGACGCGTAATCTTTATATCCCCCTCGAAATAGTCCTTCAGATCCTTGAAACGTCCATCCCGCTCGGTGAACCCAATCGGATTATTGACCTTGCAACCCCCGAAGTTCAGCAGCTCGTCACCTGGACAAGGGTATGTCGCGCGACCTACGAGCCCGCGACAAGGTTTCTACGGCAGCACTGTGTACATCTTGATTCGATACCTCGACTCCAGAAATTCTTGCGGTGCCTACACTACTCCAAGGGAGCGGTTGGCAACCAATCTCTCCCCAAGACCCTCCCACTTTCTGCAGTGTCGTCCATCTATCTTGGGCTCAGCCTGGAGGAGATCCAGTCGATACGAGCCAGCGCACTTATCCGGGATGTCTTGCTGGAACTCGGCAGCTCGGTCCGCCGATTGATCGTTGACCTGCCGTTTCGCAGAATCGCTATGCAACACAGCATCGATGCGCATATTGATCAAGTCTTCTCTCGAGGTCTACAAGCGTTGATCAACCTCGAAGAATTTGTCACCTTAGGTGGCCTGCCTTCATTAGAGTTCTGGAGGAGTGAGCTCAACGTCAGCCAAACTTGGCCCAAGCTACGAAAAGTCGCTGGATTCAGCATCAACCTGAGTGACGAAGGACTTTGGTATAATGTTGCACTACACCGAAACATTGAGCATCTGGTTATCACGAGACCTTATCTGCTTCGTGTTCAGACTTGGAACATCAAGCAGTCTATTGGCAGCGAACTTTGGAACCCCGAGTTTGGAGGTGACTCGACCTATGCTCGGCCCTTGAAGATTGTCGTTGTCAATCATGAGTTCAGCTCCCCTATTATTGATACGGAAAACGGGAATATTCACGATCCAGCTGGACTTCTTGACGTCTCGCCTGTTGAGATACCAATGCATGCGAAACGGGTCGATTATGTTTGCCGTGAGTGGCTGATCAAGACTGCGAAAGAAGATACAATTTGGGGGTATTGA